A single Sulfurimonas aquatica DNA region contains:
- a CDS encoding DUF481 domain-containing protein has translation MKKILLSTILASSLVVVAQAATEETPLVTHTELGYIETSGNTQTQTFNLDANAKKSWGKHVGNAMLDGQYATNKNATSGDVERIKNKYVAELTYDYDFTKRFAFTYLAGYKADEFSSFGYQYYTGPGAKYKAIVAKSHNLTVEAGALYAADKFNDTLAITNKKEDTYAAYRLKALFDWKIVDNLKFNQEVSMRGSFEETKNYFIYSKSGFTSKFSDMFSAGLSYKVDYVATPAAGVQDTDTTLTLNLIVDY, from the coding sequence ATGAAGAAAATACTACTAAGTACAATCCTAGCTAGCTCTTTAGTTGTTGTAGCACAGGCTGCAACAGAGGAGACTCCATTAGTGACTCATACTGAGTTAGGATATATTGAGACAAGCGGAAATACGCAAACACAAACTTTTAATCTAGATGCAAATGCAAAAAAATCTTGGGGTAAACATGTTGGTAACGCTATGCTTGATGGTCAATATGCAACTAATAAGAATGCTACTAGCGGGGATGTTGAAAGAATTAAAAATAAATATGTTGCTGAATTAACATATGATTATGACTTTACTAAGAGATTCGCGTTTACATATCTAGCTGGTTATAAAGCAGATGAGTTCTCAAGCTTTGGTTATCAGTACTATACTGGTCCTGGTGCAAAGTACAAAGCGATAGTTGCTAAGAGTCATAATCTAACTGTAGAGGCTGGTGCACTTTATGCCGCTGATAAGTTTAATGATACACTTGCTATTACTAACAAAAAAGAAGATACTTATGCTGCTTATAGACTAAAAGCTCTTTTTGATTGGAAAATAGTTGATAACTTGAAATTTAACCAAGAAGTAAGTATGAGGGGCTCATTCGAAGAGACTAAAAACTACTTTATCTACTCTAAGAGTGGTTTCACTAGTAAATTCTCAGACATGTTCTCTGCTGGTCTGAGTTATAAAGTTGACTATGTTGCTACTCCAGCAGCTGGTGTTCAAGATACTGATACAACTTTAACTCTGAATCTTATAGTAGACTACTAA
- a CDS encoding MFS transporter: MNILLSTFYFFYFSIVGVYLIFIPKVLSEMAYNPTQIGIIFAAAPLVRFILPFLFIRGLELNVKIFNLALLIMFLSSIAFYLSISNFYTLLLSNIFLGVGMSLIIPYIEVISLQTLGKEKYGKIRLFGSVGFILVALVLVKLLNSYTMALYFLIFLTFTTAIVAFIIAKISVKKEPLDKVKEKNDINLLTDWKLWSGLVFMQMSFGSFYNFFTIYATDNGITLDMTIYLWSFGVLVEIAMLYFQGKLLRGNLLYILQFTTFITAFRWFLVFAYPQNIAILFFSQSLHALSFALFHSAAISYLFAIYKHKSLAQQFFSGITYGFGGLSGALIAGYIYDLYPRYLFVSSSILAFGAFLFLYFWTKQRSNLGRA; encoded by the coding sequence ATGAATATATTACTATCTACTTTTTACTTTTTTTATTTTTCTATAGTGGGTGTTTATCTCATTTTCATACCTAAGGTCCTCTCCGAGATGGCATATAACCCTACTCAGATAGGTATAATCTTTGCAGCAGCGCCACTTGTGCGTTTCATACTCCCTTTTCTTTTTATCCGTGGGCTAGAGCTAAATGTCAAGATATTTAACCTAGCACTTCTTATAATGTTCCTAAGTAGTATCGCTTTTTATCTCTCCATCAGTAACTTTTACACTCTTTTACTCTCAAATATCTTCTTAGGTGTAGGAATGAGTCTTATAATCCCCTATATAGAAGTGATATCTTTACAAACTTTGGGAAAAGAAAAGTACGGAAAGATAAGACTCTTTGGCTCAGTAGGATTTATTCTTGTAGCACTCGTGTTGGTAAAACTACTTAACTCATATACTATGGCTCTATATTTTCTCATCTTTTTAACTTTTACCACCGCTATAGTAGCTTTCATCATTGCAAAAATAAGTGTAAAAAAAGAGCCCTTGGACAAGGTAAAAGAGAAGAATGATATTAACCTATTGACTGATTGGAAACTATGGAGTGGACTTGTCTTTATGCAGATGAGCTTTGGTTCATTTTATAACTTTTTTACTATCTATGCCACAGATAATGGAATCACTCTTGACATGACTATATATCTTTGGAGTTTTGGAGTATTAGTTGAGATTGCTATGCTCTATTTTCAAGGAAAACTACTTCGTGGCAACCTACTTTATATACTACAATTTACGACATTTATCACTGCCTTTAGATGGTTTCTAGTATTTGCATATCCACAAAACATTGCCATTTTATTTTTCTCTCAAAGTCTGCATGCACTTAGTTTTGCTCTTTTTCACTCTGCGGCTATCTCTTATCTTTTTGCAATTTACAAACACAAATCTTTGGCACAACAGTTCTTCTCAGGTATCACATATGGTTTTGGTGGACTTAGTGGGGCGCTAATAGCGGGGTATATATATGACTTATATCCAAGGTACCTTTTTGTAAGTTCATCTATCTTGGCATTTGGAGCATTTTTGTTTTTGTATTTTTGGACGAAGCAGAGAAGTAATCTAGGCAGAGCCTAG
- a CDS encoding B12-binding domain-containing radical SAM protein codes for MKIILTTLNSRYTHSAIGLRYLYANMQELQKETEIVEFSINDALQSVAEKLLLSCPDIIGIGVYIWNALETSELIHILKKISPKTTIILGGPEVTYKPLRVNLDDADYIIEGEGDLAFYKLCSEIQNGITQDRTISMTLPNLKEIELPYKYYSDEDIQNRYIYVEVSRGCPFECEFCLSSMDEKVRAFKLDDVLEEFEKLWQRGARNFKFVDRTFNLNIRSANRILDFFLAKEGPYFAHFEVIPDHFPESLREKIKLFPHGALQLEIGIQTLNLEVANSISRQLKLDKIEDNISFLENETTAHIHLDLIVGLPGESLGSFGANLDKLVSMSSCEIQIGILKKLSGTYIKRHDEEFAMVYSDIPPYDILKNSLLSFNDIQDMKRFARFWDLTFNSGNFKKSILLLWKEESVYKNFSDFSKWIYSQTDSTWKISLQRLGELLFRYLCEIKKIDAKDVGQKMIEDMMKLKGRALPAYLKPYADLVVAKQVEGSSGFNKRQK; via the coding sequence ATGAAAATCATACTTACAACACTTAATTCAAGATACACACATAGTGCCATAGGATTAAGATATCTCTATGCAAATATGCAGGAATTGCAAAAAGAGACAGAGATTGTTGAGTTTAGTATAAATGATGCTCTCCAAAGTGTAGCTGAGAAGTTATTGCTCTCTTGTCCAGACATTATAGGAATCGGCGTTTATATATGGAATGCCTTAGAAACCTCAGAGCTTATTCACATCCTTAAAAAGATATCTCCAAAAACTACCATTATTCTTGGTGGACCGGAAGTAACGTATAAACCCCTTCGTGTTAACCTTGATGATGCTGATTATATCATTGAGGGAGAAGGAGATCTGGCTTTTTATAAACTCTGTAGCGAAATACAAAATGGCATAACGCAAGATAGAACTATCTCTATGACTCTGCCAAATTTAAAGGAGATAGAACTTCCTTACAAGTACTATAGTGATGAAGATATACAAAACCGTTACATATATGTAGAGGTTTCGCGTGGATGTCCTTTTGAGTGTGAGTTTTGCCTCTCTTCTATGGATGAGAAGGTAAGGGCATTTAAACTTGATGACGTATTAGAGGAGTTTGAAAAACTTTGGCAAAGAGGAGCGAGAAATTTTAAGTTTGTAGATAGAACTTTTAATCTTAATATACGCTCAGCCAATAGGATTCTTGATTTCTTTTTAGCAAAAGAGGGACCCTATTTTGCACACTTTGAAGTCATACCAGACCACTTTCCAGAATCACTCAGAGAAAAAATAAAGCTTTTTCCCCATGGAGCACTTCAGTTAGAGATAGGAATCCAAACTCTTAACTTAGAAGTTGCAAACAGTATATCAAGACAACTGAAACTAGATAAGATAGAAGATAACATCAGCTTTTTAGAAAATGAAACAACTGCGCATATTCACCTTGATCTTATTGTAGGACTTCCTGGAGAGTCTTTAGGGAGCTTTGGAGCTAACTTAGACAAACTTGTAAGTATGAGTAGTTGCGAGATACAAATAGGTATCTTAAAAAAGCTCTCAGGCACTTATATTAAACGCCATGATGAAGAATTTGCAATGGTTTACAGCGATATTCCCCCATATGATATATTAAAAAACTCACTACTCTCGTTCAATGACATTCAAGATATGAAACGTTTTGCTAGGTTTTGGGATCTGACTTTTAATAGTGGAAACTTTAAGAAAAGTATTCTTTTGCTATGGAAAGAGGAGAGTGTTTATAAAAACTTTTCAGACTTTAGTAAGTGGATATATTCACAAACGGATTCTACTTGGAAGATATCTCTACAGCGTTTAGGGGAGTTACTCTTTAGATATCTATGCGAAATTAAAAAAATAGATGCTAAAGATGTAGGTCAAAAGATGATAGAAGATATGATGAAGCTAAAAGGAAGGGCACTCCCTGCATATTTAAAGCCTTATGCTGACTTAGTTGTGGCGAAGCAAGTGGAAGGCTCTTCAGGTTTTAATAAAAGACAGAAATAA
- a CDS encoding diguanylate cyclase, translating to MKKILLIDDNKTILETLELTLTSNIDDIEVICVDSFTLASTTIRKNRDDIFMAVVDLHLADCKPGQAVSLTLSHKIPTIVLTSDVDENLKELFLKKDVLEYILKDSLGSIKSAVNFIKKIIRNYSSTVLIVDDSKLYRTVLREDLEKLHLNVLEACDGQEALDVLNETEEKISLVLTDYYMPEVDGIELTMRLREDYEKDTLSIIALSASEDEHALSEFIKAGANDFLAKPHTFEGLSVRINSNLDVLDLFQTTKDLSNKDYLTGSYNRRYFFDASEAIVGKNARKDESIVVATLDIDKFKNINDTYGHDVGDAAIKQIASLLKQTLRRTDLVARFGGEEYCILLEDISFEDAQKLFEKIRATFEANIITIKDITIQYTVSLGVAYGKSSDIYEMLKVSDNALYEAKNTGRNKVIIHTIGQA from the coding sequence ATGAAAAAAATACTTCTTATAGATGATAATAAAACTATACTTGAAACACTAGAGTTAACATTAACAAGCAATATTGACGATATAGAAGTAATTTGTGTAGACTCATTCACTCTTGCAAGTACAACAATAAGAAAAAATCGAGATGATATTTTTATGGCTGTTGTTGATTTACATCTAGCTGATTGTAAGCCGGGTCAAGCAGTCTCTCTCACACTTTCACATAAAATACCAACCATAGTATTAACTAGTGACGTTGATGAGAACCTCAAAGAGTTATTTCTAAAAAAAGATGTTCTAGAGTATATTTTGAAAGATTCTCTAGGCAGTATAAAAAGTGCGGTTAACTTTATCAAAAAGATAATTCGTAATTACAGTTCAACCGTACTTATTGTTGATGACTCAAAACTTTATAGGACTGTATTAAGAGAAGATTTAGAGAAACTACACCTTAATGTATTAGAAGCCTGTGATGGCCAAGAAGCCTTAGATGTTCTCAATGAAACTGAGGAAAAGATATCTTTAGTTTTGACTGATTACTATATGCCAGAAGTAGATGGCATAGAGTTAACAATGAGATTAAGGGAGGATTATGAAAAAGATACTCTCTCCATTATTGCCTTAAGTGCATCAGAGGACGAACATGCTCTTTCGGAGTTCATAAAAGCAGGAGCGAATGATTTTCTTGCTAAACCACATACTTTTGAAGGACTGAGTGTACGTATCAACTCAAACTTAGATGTTTTAGATCTTTTTCAAACAACAAAAGATTTATCAAATAAAGACTACCTAACAGGCTCATACAACAGAAGATACTTTTTTGATGCAAGCGAAGCGATAGTTGGCAAAAATGCGAGAAAAGATGAAAGTATAGTCGTAGCTACTCTTGATATCGATAAGTTTAAAAATATCAATGACACCTATGGCCACGATGTAGGTGATGCGGCAATCAAACAAATAGCAAGCCTACTTAAACAGACACTAAGAAGAACAGACCTCGTAGCTAGGTTTGGTGGAGAAGAGTACTGTATACTTCTAGAAGATATCTCTTTTGAAGATGCACAAAAACTCTTCGAAAAAATTCGTGCAACTTTTGAAGCGAATATAATAACAATCAAAGATATTACAATTCAGTACACGGTCTCTCTTGGTGTTGCTTACGGAAAAAGCTCCGATATATATGAGATGTTAAAGGTATCTGACAATGCTCTTTATGAAGCAAAGAACACAGGCAGAAACAAGGTAATAATTCACACTATAGGACAAGCATGA
- the asnB gene encoding asparagine synthase (glutamine-hydrolyzing), which yields MCAVFGIIGEYNESKAKKALSLLVHRGPDYCGIVQNERLFFAHQRLSIVDSNSRSHQPLKHQNILLSFNGEIYNFKELKKELAFDFKTQSDSEVIIAAYLKWGVDFVQHLRGMFAIALLDGKTLYLFRDRLGKKPLYYMNDSSFIFASELKAIVPFLKKNEMDEDALMSYLSFLSPTPPFTFFKGIKKLAAGEYLVHENGSSQVKRYFDLLSVKPNIITDRDEAIDSLKRLLSESIELRLNADVPIASLLSGGIDSATINAYALKHGQSLPTYTLGYQEYAKYDERENAKESAEFLGLKNTQVEISQNDFIDASEKVFDSMDEPINDPAAIPLYLLFEKIKADGYKVVMSGEGSDELFLGYKHYFEYLDIEGASNLAHKNWLKKYFRANFSMNREWEWYKRIFDDTLLFRTSGEKFTDLQKNMLMRRNVKDNQSLKYLKPYRDRFEASAHSDESIWYSYIDLNIFQAEHFLTKLDRVSMAHSIESRTPFLDHKLAQKVFSIDPKLRYEDGITKSLLKKIMKPKLTDSILKRKKKGFSNPYMEYLINSKKIELIKDVNEQTGLFKSDKLDEYIQSASNGSFKHHIWGLYVLSVWIKKQLL from the coding sequence ATGTGTGCAGTATTTGGAATAATTGGCGAATATAATGAATCAAAGGCTAAAAAGGCTCTCTCGCTTTTAGTTCATCGTGGACCAGACTACTGTGGCATTGTGCAAAATGAAAGACTTTTTTTTGCACACCAGCGTTTAAGCATAGTAGACTCTAACTCACGAAGTCATCAACCTCTAAAACATCAAAATATTCTACTATCCTTTAATGGTGAAATTTACAACTTTAAAGAACTAAAAAAAGAGTTAGCATTTGATTTTAAAACGCAGAGTGATAGTGAAGTCATTATTGCAGCTTATCTAAAATGGGGAGTTGATTTTGTACAGCACCTTCGTGGTATGTTTGCCATAGCTCTGCTTGATGGCAAAACACTCTACCTATTTCGTGATAGACTTGGTAAAAAGCCTCTTTATTATATGAATGACTCTTCATTTATCTTTGCATCAGAGCTCAAAGCGATAGTGCCATTTTTAAAGAAAAATGAGATGGATGAAGATGCACTTATGAGTTACCTCTCTTTCTTAAGCCCTACTCCACCCTTCACTTTTTTTAAAGGCATAAAAAAGTTAGCTGCAGGAGAGTATCTTGTCCATGAAAATGGCTCTAGCCAAGTCAAACGCTACTTTGACCTTTTAAGTGTTAAGCCAAATATTATTACAGATAGAGATGAAGCTATAGACTCTTTGAAGAGACTACTAAGTGAATCAATAGAGCTGCGTTTAAATGCTGATGTACCAATTGCTTCTCTTCTCTCGGGTGGCATTGATAGTGCAACGATAAATGCTTATGCTCTTAAGCATGGACAGAGTCTTCCTACTTATACCTTAGGATACCAAGAGTATGCTAAGTATGATGAGAGAGAAAATGCTAAGGAGAGTGCAGAGTTTTTAGGTCTGAAAAACACTCAAGTAGAGATATCCCAAAATGATTTCATAGATGCAAGCGAGAAAGTTTTTGACTCTATGGATGAGCCTATTAATGACCCAGCGGCGATTCCTCTTTATCTTCTTTTTGAAAAAATAAAAGCTGATGGATATAAGGTAGTTATGAGTGGAGAGGGAAGCGATGAACTCTTTTTAGGTTATAAGCACTATTTTGAATATCTAGACATAGAAGGTGCTTCAAATTTAGCTCATAAGAACTGGCTCAAAAAGTACTTTCGTGCAAATTTTTCAATGAACCGAGAATGGGAGTGGTACAAACGCATCTTTGATGATACTCTTCTTTTTAGAACGTCTGGCGAAAAGTTTACTGACCTGCAAAAAAATATGCTTATGCGAAGAAATGTAAAGGACAATCAAAGTCTTAAATACTTAAAGCCCTATAGAGATAGATTTGAAGCTTCAGCTCATAGTGATGAGAGCATTTGGTATAGCTACATTGATCTTAATATCTTTCAAGCAGAGCACTTTTTAACAAAACTTGATCGTGTTAGTATGGCTCACTCTATAGAGTCACGAACACCTTTTTTGGACCATAAGTTGGCGCAAAAAGTTTTTAGCATAGACCCAAAGCTGCGTTATGAGGATGGTATCACAAAATCACTTCTTAAAAAAATAATGAAACCAAAACTAACTGACTCTATACTCAAACGCAAGAAAAAAGGTTTCTCAAATCCATATATGGAGTACCTTATAAACAGTAAAAAAATAGAACTTATCAAAGATGTAAATGAACAAACGGGACTATTTAAAAGTGATAAACTAGACGAATATATACAGAGTGCATCTAATGGAAGTTTTAAACATCATATCTGGGGCTTATATGTTCTCTCTGTATGGATTAAAAAACAGTTACTCTAG